Proteins encoded within one genomic window of Aphelocoma coerulescens isolate FSJ_1873_10779 chromosome 9, UR_Acoe_1.0, whole genome shotgun sequence:
- the IL1RAP gene encoding interleukin-1 receptor accessory protein isoform X4, with amino-acid sequence MKMVSVLLVSLWLSMITLSRGSERCDDWGVDTMKQIQIYDGEPAKIKCPLFETFLKYNYSTAHSAGLTLIWYRIAQDRDLEEPINYRLPDNHISKDKDTLWFWPALLNDTGNYTCMLRNTTYCSKVAFPLEVVPKDEHSCVSHSIKPAEEMFYLEHANQKITCPDIDGFYPASVTPTVKWYLNCNSVDNFYERYPQGPKLVIGIVRSAYKGNYTCIVTFKDHGRTYNLTRTIKMKVVGSPNKALPPQFTSPNEKVLYELEAGDDLILPCEVFFTFLKDSRTEVWWTIDGKNTDDITDPKIKVTQSEITRDFEDKTLIRTLTVAKATAEDLKRNYTCYARNAKGEEHSQAIVRMKVVAPKYTVELACGLGATILLVVVLIVIYHVYWLEMVLFYRAHFGTDETILDGKEYDVYVSYARNAEEEEFVLLTLRGVLENEFGYKLCIFDRDSLPGGMLQMLHEKGCCGQMMVVGCFGCSLQE; translated from the exons ATGAAGATGGTCAGTGTCCTGCTGGTTTCACTCTGGCTGTCCATGATCACCCTCAGCAGAGGCTCAG AGCGCTGCGATGACTGGGGTGTGGACACCATGAAGCAGATCCAGATTTATGATGGGGAACCTGCCAAGATCAAATGCCCACTTTTTGAGACCTTCTTGAAGTACAACTATAGCACAGCCCACTCTGCTGGCTTAACCCTGATCTGGTACAGGATCGCACAGGACCGGGATCTGGAGGAGCCCATTAATTATCGTTTACCAGACAATCACATCAGTAAGGATAAAGACACCCTTTGGTTCTGGCCTGCTCTTCTCAATGACACTGGGAATTATACCTGCATGCTCAG GAACACAACCTACTGCAGCAAAGTTGCATTTCCTTTGGAGGTTGTTCCAAAAGATGAGCACTCTTGTGTGAGCCATTCCATAAAACCTGCTGAGGAGATGTTCTACTTGGAGCACGCCAATCAGAAGATCACATGTCCAGATATTGATGGGTTTTACCCTGCCAGCGTGACACCAACTGTCAAGTGGTACCTG AACTGCAACTCGGTGGATAACTTCTATGAGAGATATCCCCAAGGGCCCAAGCTTGTCATTGGCATTGTCCGCAGTGCATATAAAGGGAATTACACTTGTATTGTGACATTCAAGGACCATGGAAGAACCTATAATCTCACCAGAACCATAAAGATGAAGGTGGTGG GATCTCCAAACAAGGCCTTGCCACCACAGTTCACCTCTCCAAATGAGAAAGTTTTGTACGAACTGGAAGCAG GTGATGACCTTATCCTGCCCTGTGAGGTTTTCTTCACATTCCTGAAGGACTCCCGGACTGAGGTGTGGTGGACCATAGATGGGAAAAACACAGATGACATCACAGACCCCAAGATAAAAGTCACACAAAG TGAAATTACTAGAGATTTCGAAGACAAAACTCTGATAAGGACTCTAACAGTTGCAAAAGCCACAGCAGAGGACCTGAAGCGGAACTACACTTGCTATGCCAGGAATGCCAAAGGCGaggagcacagccaggccaTAGTGCGCATGAAAG TTGTAGCACCCAAGTACACCGTGGAGCTGGCCTGTGGTCTGGGGGCAACCATCCTGCTCGTTGTGGTGCTCATAGTCATCTATCATGTGTATTGGCTTGAAATGGTCCTCTTCTATCGGGCTCATTTTGGGACAGATGAAACTATTCTAG ACGGGAAGGAGTACGATGTGTACGTGTCCTATGCGCGCAatgcggaggaggaggagtttgTGCTGCTGACACTGCGGGGAGTCCTGGAGAACGAGTTTGGGTACAAGCTGTGTATCTTCGACAGAGACAGCCTCCCTGGGGGAA TGTTGCAGATGCTCCATGAAAaaggctgctgtgggcagatGATGGTGGTTGGTTGTTTCGGTTGCTCTCTCCAGGAGTGA
- the IL1RAP gene encoding interleukin-1 receptor accessory protein isoform X2 has translation MKMVSVLLVSLWLSMITLSRGSERCDDWGVDTMKQIQIYDGEPAKIKCPLFETFLKYNYSTAHSAGLTLIWYRIAQDRDLEEPINYRLPDNHISKDKDTLWFWPALLNDTGNYTCMLRNTTYCSKVAFPLEVVPKDEHSCVSHSIKPAEEMFYLEHANQKITCPDIDGFYPASVTPTVKWYLNCNSVDNFYERYPQGPKLVIGIVRSAYKGNYTCIVTFKDHGRTYNLTRTIKMKVVGSPNKALPPQFTSPNEKVLYELEAGDDLILPCEVFFTFLKDSRTEVWWTIDGKNTDDITDPKIKVTQSEITRDFEDKTLIRTLTVAKATAEDLKRNYTCYARNAKGEEHSQAIVRMKVVAPKYTVELACGLGATILLVVVLIVIYHVYWLEMVLFYRAHFGTDETILDGKEYDVYVSYARNAEEEEFVLLTLRGVLENEFGYKLCIFDRDSLPGGIVTDETLSFIQKSRRLLVVLSPNYVLQGTQALLELKAGLENMASKGNIKVILVQYKAIKKSKVKELKQAKAALNVIKWKGEKSKFPKGRFWKQLQVEMPVKKISRSLSLDGLMHIPEKCLTQSENKPKHTPKIHKLGQGVGRNSGFLP, from the exons ATGAAGATGGTCAGTGTCCTGCTGGTTTCACTCTGGCTGTCCATGATCACCCTCAGCAGAGGCTCAG AGCGCTGCGATGACTGGGGTGTGGACACCATGAAGCAGATCCAGATTTATGATGGGGAACCTGCCAAGATCAAATGCCCACTTTTTGAGACCTTCTTGAAGTACAACTATAGCACAGCCCACTCTGCTGGCTTAACCCTGATCTGGTACAGGATCGCACAGGACCGGGATCTGGAGGAGCCCATTAATTATCGTTTACCAGACAATCACATCAGTAAGGATAAAGACACCCTTTGGTTCTGGCCTGCTCTTCTCAATGACACTGGGAATTATACCTGCATGCTCAG GAACACAACCTACTGCAGCAAAGTTGCATTTCCTTTGGAGGTTGTTCCAAAAGATGAGCACTCTTGTGTGAGCCATTCCATAAAACCTGCTGAGGAGATGTTCTACTTGGAGCACGCCAATCAGAAGATCACATGTCCAGATATTGATGGGTTTTACCCTGCCAGCGTGACACCAACTGTCAAGTGGTACCTG AACTGCAACTCGGTGGATAACTTCTATGAGAGATATCCCCAAGGGCCCAAGCTTGTCATTGGCATTGTCCGCAGTGCATATAAAGGGAATTACACTTGTATTGTGACATTCAAGGACCATGGAAGAACCTATAATCTCACCAGAACCATAAAGATGAAGGTGGTGG GATCTCCAAACAAGGCCTTGCCACCACAGTTCACCTCTCCAAATGAGAAAGTTTTGTACGAACTGGAAGCAG GTGATGACCTTATCCTGCCCTGTGAGGTTTTCTTCACATTCCTGAAGGACTCCCGGACTGAGGTGTGGTGGACCATAGATGGGAAAAACACAGATGACATCACAGACCCCAAGATAAAAGTCACACAAAG TGAAATTACTAGAGATTTCGAAGACAAAACTCTGATAAGGACTCTAACAGTTGCAAAAGCCACAGCAGAGGACCTGAAGCGGAACTACACTTGCTATGCCAGGAATGCCAAAGGCGaggagcacagccaggccaTAGTGCGCATGAAAG TTGTAGCACCCAAGTACACCGTGGAGCTGGCCTGTGGTCTGGGGGCAACCATCCTGCTCGTTGTGGTGCTCATAGTCATCTATCATGTGTATTGGCTTGAAATGGTCCTCTTCTATCGGGCTCATTTTGGGACAGATGAAACTATTCTAG ACGGGAAGGAGTACGATGTGTACGTGTCCTATGCGCGCAatgcggaggaggaggagtttgTGCTGCTGACACTGCGGGGAGTCCTGGAGAACGAGTTTGGGTACAAGCTGTGTATCTTCGACAGAGACAGCCTCCCTGGGGGAA TTGTCACAGACGAAACCCTGAGCTTCATCCAGAAAAGCCGACGTCTGCTTGTTGTCCTAAGCCCCAACTACGTGTTGCAGGGGACACAGGCCCTGCTGGAGCTCAAGGCTGGCCTAGAGAATATGGCCTCCAAGGGCAACATCAAAGTCATTCTAGTGCAGTACAaagccatcaagaagagcaaagtgaagGAGCTGAAGCAGGCCAAGGCGGCCTTGAATGTCATTAAATGGAAAGGCGAGAAATCCAAGTTCCCAAAGGGCAGGTTCTGGAAGCAGCTGCAGGTGGAAATGCCAGTGAAAAAAATTAGCCGGAGTTTAAGCCTTGATGGGTTGATGCATATCCCTGAAAAATGTTTGACACaatcagaaaacaaaccaaaacacaccccaaaaatccacaagTTAGGCcagggggtggggaggaacTCAGGGTTTCTTCCATGA
- the IL1RAP gene encoding interleukin-1 receptor accessory protein isoform X3 — MKMVSVLLVSLWLSMITLSRGSERCDDWGVDTMKQIQIYDGEPAKIKCPLFETFLKYNYSTAHSAGLTLIWYRIAQDRDLEEPINYRLPDNHISKDKDTLWFWPALLNDTGNYTCMLRNTTYCSKVAFPLEVVPKDEHSCVSHSIKPAEEMFYLEHANQKITCPDIDGFYPASVTPTVKWYLNCNSVDNFYERYPQGPKLVIGIVRSAYKGNYTCIVTFKDHGRTYNLTRTIKMKVVGSPNKALPPQFTSPNEKVLYELEAGDDLILPCEVFFTFLKDSRTEVWWTIDGKNTDDITDPKIKVTQSEITRDFEDKTLIRTLTVAKATAEDLKRNYTCYARNAKGEEHSQAIVRMKVVAPKYTVELACGLGATILLVVVLIVIYHVYWLEMVLFYRAHFGTDETILDGKEYDVYVSYARNAEEEEFVLLTLRGVLENEFGYKLCIFDRDSLPGGNTTEAVFDFIQRSRRMIVVLSPDYLTEKSISLLEFKLGIMCQNAIATKLIVVEYRPLQCTHPSILQLKESVSFVTWKGEKSKRSGSQFWKALRLALPLRSLSASTGWNESCSSQSDISLDPIQRRRSRLKGQPDPRGATPVTLTHGGTASASESKAKHRAKRFLTCRCCGTYCNGSSRLKHKHQAVAEPRWDSHLCNPGSGRPPAQGLQGRGRAEPPPAQAPALALCHYSDLSNNNDFYVL; from the exons ATGAAGATGGTCAGTGTCCTGCTGGTTTCACTCTGGCTGTCCATGATCACCCTCAGCAGAGGCTCAG AGCGCTGCGATGACTGGGGTGTGGACACCATGAAGCAGATCCAGATTTATGATGGGGAACCTGCCAAGATCAAATGCCCACTTTTTGAGACCTTCTTGAAGTACAACTATAGCACAGCCCACTCTGCTGGCTTAACCCTGATCTGGTACAGGATCGCACAGGACCGGGATCTGGAGGAGCCCATTAATTATCGTTTACCAGACAATCACATCAGTAAGGATAAAGACACCCTTTGGTTCTGGCCTGCTCTTCTCAATGACACTGGGAATTATACCTGCATGCTCAG GAACACAACCTACTGCAGCAAAGTTGCATTTCCTTTGGAGGTTGTTCCAAAAGATGAGCACTCTTGTGTGAGCCATTCCATAAAACCTGCTGAGGAGATGTTCTACTTGGAGCACGCCAATCAGAAGATCACATGTCCAGATATTGATGGGTTTTACCCTGCCAGCGTGACACCAACTGTCAAGTGGTACCTG AACTGCAACTCGGTGGATAACTTCTATGAGAGATATCCCCAAGGGCCCAAGCTTGTCATTGGCATTGTCCGCAGTGCATATAAAGGGAATTACACTTGTATTGTGACATTCAAGGACCATGGAAGAACCTATAATCTCACCAGAACCATAAAGATGAAGGTGGTGG GATCTCCAAACAAGGCCTTGCCACCACAGTTCACCTCTCCAAATGAGAAAGTTTTGTACGAACTGGAAGCAG GTGATGACCTTATCCTGCCCTGTGAGGTTTTCTTCACATTCCTGAAGGACTCCCGGACTGAGGTGTGGTGGACCATAGATGGGAAAAACACAGATGACATCACAGACCCCAAGATAAAAGTCACACAAAG TGAAATTACTAGAGATTTCGAAGACAAAACTCTGATAAGGACTCTAACAGTTGCAAAAGCCACAGCAGAGGACCTGAAGCGGAACTACACTTGCTATGCCAGGAATGCCAAAGGCGaggagcacagccaggccaTAGTGCGCATGAAAG TTGTAGCACCCAAGTACACCGTGGAGCTGGCCTGTGGTCTGGGGGCAACCATCCTGCTCGTTGTGGTGCTCATAGTCATCTATCATGTGTATTGGCTTGAAATGGTCCTCTTCTATCGGGCTCATTTTGGGACAGATGAAACTATTCTAG ACGGGAAGGAGTACGATGTGTACGTGTCCTATGCGCGCAatgcggaggaggaggagtttgTGCTGCTGACACTGCGGGGAGTCCTGGAGAACGAGTTTGGGTACAAGCTGTGTATCTTCGACAGAGACAGCCTCCCTGGGGGAA ATACCACTGAAGCCGTGTTTGACTTCATTCAGAGGAGCCGCAGGATGATCGTGGTCCTGAGTCCTGATTACTTGACAGAGAAGAGCATCAGCCTCCTAGAGTTCAAGCTGGGCATCATGTGCCAGAACGCCATAGCCACCAAGCTCATCGTGGTGGAGTACAGGCCACTGCAGTGCACCCACCCCAGCATCCTCCAGCTGAAGGAATCTGTCTCCTTCGtcacctggaagggggagaagtccaAGCGCTCCGGCTCCCAGTTCTGGAAGGCATTGCGGCTCGCGCTGCCCCTGCGCAGCCTGAGCGCCAGCACTGGCTGGAATGAGAGCTGCTCCTCGCAGTCGGACATCAGCCTGGACCCCATCCAGAGGAGAAGGAGCCGCTTGAAAGGGCAGCCCGACCCACGGGGTGCCACACCTGTGACTCTCACTCACGGAGGGACGGCCTCGGCCTCCGAGTCAAAGGCCAAACACCGAGCCAAGCGCTTCCTGACGTGCCGGTGTTGTGGGACCTACTGCAATGGCAGCAGCAGACTCAAGCACAAGCACCAGGCcgtggctgagcccaggtgggACAGTCATCTCTGCAACCCGGGCTCGGGCAGGCCCCCGGCACAGGGGCTTCAGGGCAGGGGTCGAGCCGAGCCCCCACCGGCACAGGCCCCCGCTCTTGCCCTCTGCCATTACAGTGACCTGTCGAACAACAATGACTTCTACGTGCTCTAA
- the IL1RAP gene encoding interleukin-1 receptor accessory protein isoform X1 translates to MSLGSGCERCDDWGVDTMKQIQIYDGEPAKIKCPLFETFLKYNYSTAHSAGLTLIWYRIAQDRDLEEPINYRLPDNHISKDKDTLWFWPALLNDTGNYTCMLRNTTYCSKVAFPLEVVPKDEHSCVSHSIKPAEEMFYLEHANQKITCPDIDGFYPASVTPTVKWYLNCNSVDNFYERYPQGPKLVIGIVRSAYKGNYTCIVTFKDHGRTYNLTRTIKMKVVGSPNKALPPQFTSPNEKVLYELEAGDDLILPCEVFFTFLKDSRTEVWWTIDGKNTDDITDPKIKVTQSEITRDFEDKTLIRTLTVAKATAEDLKRNYTCYARNAKGEEHSQAIVRMKVVAPKYTVELACGLGATILLVVVLIVIYHVYWLEMVLFYRAHFGTDETILDGKEYDVYVSYARNAEEEEFVLLTLRGVLENEFGYKLCIFDRDSLPGGNTTEAVFDFIQRSRRMIVVLSPDYLTEKSISLLEFKLGIMCQNAIATKLIVVEYRPLQCTHPSILQLKESVSFVTWKGEKSKRSGSQFWKALRLALPLRSLSASTGWNESCSSQSDISLDPIQRRRSRLKGQPDPRGATPVTLTHGGTASASESKAKHRAKRFLTCRCCGTYCNGSSRLKHKHQAVAEPRWDSHLCNPGSGRPPAQGLQGRGRAEPPPAQAPALALCHYSDLSNNNDFYVL, encoded by the exons ATGAGCCTTGGCTCTGGCTGTG AGCGCTGCGATGACTGGGGTGTGGACACCATGAAGCAGATCCAGATTTATGATGGGGAACCTGCCAAGATCAAATGCCCACTTTTTGAGACCTTCTTGAAGTACAACTATAGCACAGCCCACTCTGCTGGCTTAACCCTGATCTGGTACAGGATCGCACAGGACCGGGATCTGGAGGAGCCCATTAATTATCGTTTACCAGACAATCACATCAGTAAGGATAAAGACACCCTTTGGTTCTGGCCTGCTCTTCTCAATGACACTGGGAATTATACCTGCATGCTCAG GAACACAACCTACTGCAGCAAAGTTGCATTTCCTTTGGAGGTTGTTCCAAAAGATGAGCACTCTTGTGTGAGCCATTCCATAAAACCTGCTGAGGAGATGTTCTACTTGGAGCACGCCAATCAGAAGATCACATGTCCAGATATTGATGGGTTTTACCCTGCCAGCGTGACACCAACTGTCAAGTGGTACCTG AACTGCAACTCGGTGGATAACTTCTATGAGAGATATCCCCAAGGGCCCAAGCTTGTCATTGGCATTGTCCGCAGTGCATATAAAGGGAATTACACTTGTATTGTGACATTCAAGGACCATGGAAGAACCTATAATCTCACCAGAACCATAAAGATGAAGGTGGTGG GATCTCCAAACAAGGCCTTGCCACCACAGTTCACCTCTCCAAATGAGAAAGTTTTGTACGAACTGGAAGCAG GTGATGACCTTATCCTGCCCTGTGAGGTTTTCTTCACATTCCTGAAGGACTCCCGGACTGAGGTGTGGTGGACCATAGATGGGAAAAACACAGATGACATCACAGACCCCAAGATAAAAGTCACACAAAG TGAAATTACTAGAGATTTCGAAGACAAAACTCTGATAAGGACTCTAACAGTTGCAAAAGCCACAGCAGAGGACCTGAAGCGGAACTACACTTGCTATGCCAGGAATGCCAAAGGCGaggagcacagccaggccaTAGTGCGCATGAAAG TTGTAGCACCCAAGTACACCGTGGAGCTGGCCTGTGGTCTGGGGGCAACCATCCTGCTCGTTGTGGTGCTCATAGTCATCTATCATGTGTATTGGCTTGAAATGGTCCTCTTCTATCGGGCTCATTTTGGGACAGATGAAACTATTCTAG ACGGGAAGGAGTACGATGTGTACGTGTCCTATGCGCGCAatgcggaggaggaggagtttgTGCTGCTGACACTGCGGGGAGTCCTGGAGAACGAGTTTGGGTACAAGCTGTGTATCTTCGACAGAGACAGCCTCCCTGGGGGAA ATACCACTGAAGCCGTGTTTGACTTCATTCAGAGGAGCCGCAGGATGATCGTGGTCCTGAGTCCTGATTACTTGACAGAGAAGAGCATCAGCCTCCTAGAGTTCAAGCTGGGCATCATGTGCCAGAACGCCATAGCCACCAAGCTCATCGTGGTGGAGTACAGGCCACTGCAGTGCACCCACCCCAGCATCCTCCAGCTGAAGGAATCTGTCTCCTTCGtcacctggaagggggagaagtccaAGCGCTCCGGCTCCCAGTTCTGGAAGGCATTGCGGCTCGCGCTGCCCCTGCGCAGCCTGAGCGCCAGCACTGGCTGGAATGAGAGCTGCTCCTCGCAGTCGGACATCAGCCTGGACCCCATCCAGAGGAGAAGGAGCCGCTTGAAAGGGCAGCCCGACCCACGGGGTGCCACACCTGTGACTCTCACTCACGGAGGGACGGCCTCGGCCTCCGAGTCAAAGGCCAAACACCGAGCCAAGCGCTTCCTGACGTGCCGGTGTTGTGGGACCTACTGCAATGGCAGCAGCAGACTCAAGCACAAGCACCAGGCcgtggctgagcccaggtgggACAGTCATCTCTGCAACCCGGGCTCGGGCAGGCCCCCGGCACAGGGGCTTCAGGGCAGGGGTCGAGCCGAGCCCCCACCGGCACAGGCCCCCGCTCTTGCCCTCTGCCATTACAGTGACCTGTCGAACAACAATGACTTCTACGTGCTCTAA
- the IL1RAP gene encoding interleukin-1 receptor accessory protein isoform X5 gives MKMVSVLLVSLWLSMITLSRGSERCDDWGVDTMKQIQIYDGEPAKIKCPLFETFLKYNYSTAHSAGLTLIWYRIAQDRDLEEPINYRLPDNHISKDKDTLWFWPALLNDTGNYTCMLRNTTYCSKVAFPLEVVPKDEHSCVSHSIKPAEEMFYLEHANQKITCPDIDGFYPASVTPTVKWYLNCNSVDNFYERYPQGPKLVIGIVRSAYKGNYTCIVTFKDHGRTYNLTRTIKMKVVGSPNKALPPQFTSPNEKVLYELEAGDDLILPCEVFFTFLKDSRTEVWWTIDGKNTDDITDPKIKVTQSEITRDFEDKTLIRTLTVAKATAEDLKRNYTCYARNAKGEEHSQAIVRMKVVAPKYTVELACGLGATILLVVVLIVIYHVYWLEMVLFYRAHFGTDETILDGKEYDVYVSYARNAEEEEFVLLTLRGVLENEFGYKLCIFDRDSLPGGSTLFGVF, from the exons ATGAAGATGGTCAGTGTCCTGCTGGTTTCACTCTGGCTGTCCATGATCACCCTCAGCAGAGGCTCAG AGCGCTGCGATGACTGGGGTGTGGACACCATGAAGCAGATCCAGATTTATGATGGGGAACCTGCCAAGATCAAATGCCCACTTTTTGAGACCTTCTTGAAGTACAACTATAGCACAGCCCACTCTGCTGGCTTAACCCTGATCTGGTACAGGATCGCACAGGACCGGGATCTGGAGGAGCCCATTAATTATCGTTTACCAGACAATCACATCAGTAAGGATAAAGACACCCTTTGGTTCTGGCCTGCTCTTCTCAATGACACTGGGAATTATACCTGCATGCTCAG GAACACAACCTACTGCAGCAAAGTTGCATTTCCTTTGGAGGTTGTTCCAAAAGATGAGCACTCTTGTGTGAGCCATTCCATAAAACCTGCTGAGGAGATGTTCTACTTGGAGCACGCCAATCAGAAGATCACATGTCCAGATATTGATGGGTTTTACCCTGCCAGCGTGACACCAACTGTCAAGTGGTACCTG AACTGCAACTCGGTGGATAACTTCTATGAGAGATATCCCCAAGGGCCCAAGCTTGTCATTGGCATTGTCCGCAGTGCATATAAAGGGAATTACACTTGTATTGTGACATTCAAGGACCATGGAAGAACCTATAATCTCACCAGAACCATAAAGATGAAGGTGGTGG GATCTCCAAACAAGGCCTTGCCACCACAGTTCACCTCTCCAAATGAGAAAGTTTTGTACGAACTGGAAGCAG GTGATGACCTTATCCTGCCCTGTGAGGTTTTCTTCACATTCCTGAAGGACTCCCGGACTGAGGTGTGGTGGACCATAGATGGGAAAAACACAGATGACATCACAGACCCCAAGATAAAAGTCACACAAAG TGAAATTACTAGAGATTTCGAAGACAAAACTCTGATAAGGACTCTAACAGTTGCAAAAGCCACAGCAGAGGACCTGAAGCGGAACTACACTTGCTATGCCAGGAATGCCAAAGGCGaggagcacagccaggccaTAGTGCGCATGAAAG TTGTAGCACCCAAGTACACCGTGGAGCTGGCCTGTGGTCTGGGGGCAACCATCCTGCTCGTTGTGGTGCTCATAGTCATCTATCATGTGTATTGGCTTGAAATGGTCCTCTTCTATCGGGCTCATTTTGGGACAGATGAAACTATTCTAG ACGGGAAGGAGTACGATGTGTACGTGTCCTATGCGCGCAatgcggaggaggaggagtttgTGCTGCTGACACTGCGGGGAGTCCTGGAGAACGAGTTTGGGTACAAGCTGTGTATCTTCGACAGAGACAGCCTCCCTGGGGGAA GTACTCTTTTTGGTGTCTTCTAA
- the IL1RAP gene encoding interleukin-1 receptor accessory protein isoform X6 gives MKMVSVLLVSLWLSMITLSRGSERCDDWGVDTMKQIQIYDGEPAKIKCPLFETFLKYNYSTAHSAGLTLIWYRIAQDRDLEEPINYRLPDNHISKDKDTLWFWPALLNDTGNYTCMLRNTTYCSKVAFPLEVVPKDEHSCVSHSIKPAEEMFYLEHANQKITCPDIDGFYPASVTPTVKWYLNCNSVDNFYERYPQGPKLVIGIVRSAYKGNYTCIVTFKDHGRTYNLTRTIKMKVVGSPNKALPPQFTSPNEKVLYELEAGDDLILPCEVFFTFLKDSRTEVWWTIDGKNTDDITDPKIKVTQSEITRDFEDKTLIRTLTVAKATAEDLKRNYTCYARNAKGEEHSQAIVRMKDALPGFLRSQSSCV, from the exons ATGAAGATGGTCAGTGTCCTGCTGGTTTCACTCTGGCTGTCCATGATCACCCTCAGCAGAGGCTCAG AGCGCTGCGATGACTGGGGTGTGGACACCATGAAGCAGATCCAGATTTATGATGGGGAACCTGCCAAGATCAAATGCCCACTTTTTGAGACCTTCTTGAAGTACAACTATAGCACAGCCCACTCTGCTGGCTTAACCCTGATCTGGTACAGGATCGCACAGGACCGGGATCTGGAGGAGCCCATTAATTATCGTTTACCAGACAATCACATCAGTAAGGATAAAGACACCCTTTGGTTCTGGCCTGCTCTTCTCAATGACACTGGGAATTATACCTGCATGCTCAG GAACACAACCTACTGCAGCAAAGTTGCATTTCCTTTGGAGGTTGTTCCAAAAGATGAGCACTCTTGTGTGAGCCATTCCATAAAACCTGCTGAGGAGATGTTCTACTTGGAGCACGCCAATCAGAAGATCACATGTCCAGATATTGATGGGTTTTACCCTGCCAGCGTGACACCAACTGTCAAGTGGTACCTG AACTGCAACTCGGTGGATAACTTCTATGAGAGATATCCCCAAGGGCCCAAGCTTGTCATTGGCATTGTCCGCAGTGCATATAAAGGGAATTACACTTGTATTGTGACATTCAAGGACCATGGAAGAACCTATAATCTCACCAGAACCATAAAGATGAAGGTGGTGG GATCTCCAAACAAGGCCTTGCCACCACAGTTCACCTCTCCAAATGAGAAAGTTTTGTACGAACTGGAAGCAG GTGATGACCTTATCCTGCCCTGTGAGGTTTTCTTCACATTCCTGAAGGACTCCCGGACTGAGGTGTGGTGGACCATAGATGGGAAAAACACAGATGACATCACAGACCCCAAGATAAAAGTCACACAAAG TGAAATTACTAGAGATTTCGAAGACAAAACTCTGATAAGGACTCTAACAGTTGCAAAAGCCACAGCAGAGGACCTGAAGCGGAACTACACTTGCTATGCCAGGAATGCCAAAGGCGaggagcacagccaggccaTAGTGCGCATGAAAG ATGCTTTACCTGGATTTCTTAGAAGTCAGAGCAGTTGTGTGTGA